Proteins encoded in a region of the uncultured Paludibaculum sp. genome:
- a CDS encoding YicC/YloC family endoribonuclease has protein sequence MSLRSMTGFARIRKTNELGEVTATVKSVNHRALDLHTHIPGELEQFEPLLRGVVKKFVSRGHVDVRISFLPAHSTAAAALNRPLFEAYLTALKEAERDYQVIAQPDIHKALRLPGMLAQAQEEEDAPAELEMLVTSTLEEALAALNVFREREGAEIRDLLKSHNADIRRDAVEIEKLRAPAVEHFRARLEERLAELLKGVAMDPQRLAQEAAVLADRSDITEELGRLQVHSRELDVLLDKGGELGKKLDFLMQEMNRETNTILSKTSGVGELGLKITGLGLEAKANIERIREQVLNLE, from the coding sequence ATGAGTCTCCGCAGTATGACGGGCTTTGCCCGAATCCGCAAAACGAATGAACTGGGCGAAGTCACGGCCACGGTGAAGAGCGTGAATCACCGCGCCCTGGACCTGCACACGCACATTCCGGGCGAACTGGAGCAGTTCGAACCGCTGCTGCGAGGGGTGGTGAAGAAGTTCGTTTCCCGCGGCCACGTGGACGTGCGCATCAGCTTTCTGCCGGCACATTCGACGGCGGCGGCGGCGCTGAACCGGCCGCTGTTCGAGGCGTATCTGACTGCTTTGAAGGAGGCCGAGCGCGACTATCAGGTGATTGCCCAGCCCGACATCCACAAGGCGCTACGTCTGCCCGGAATGCTGGCCCAGGCCCAGGAAGAGGAAGACGCTCCGGCGGAGTTGGAGATGCTGGTCACCTCGACGCTGGAGGAGGCTCTGGCGGCCTTGAACGTCTTCCGGGAGCGCGAGGGCGCCGAGATCCGGGATCTGCTGAAGAGCCACAACGCCGACATCCGGCGCGACGCGGTGGAGATTGAGAAGTTGCGGGCGCCCGCCGTCGAGCACTTCCGGGCACGGCTGGAGGAGCGATTGGCGGAATTGCTGAAAGGCGTAGCCATGGATCCGCAGCGGCTGGCGCAGGAAGCCGCCGTGTTGGCCGATCGCAGCGACATCACCGAGGAGTTGGGCCGGCTGCAGGTTCACTCGCGGGAACTCGACGTGCTGCTGGACAAAGGCGGCGAGCTCGGCAAGAAACTGGACTTCCTGATGCAGGAGATGAACCGGGAGACGAATACCATCCTCTCGAAGACCTCCGGCGTGGGCGAACTTGGGCTCAAGATCACCGGGCTCGGCCTGGAAGCCAAGGCAAATATTGAGCGAATCCGGGAACAGGTATTGAATCTGGAATGA
- the coaBC gene encoding bifunctional phosphopantothenoylcysteine decarboxylase/phosphopantothenate--cysteine ligase CoaBC: MASYSAVLGVGGGIAAYKAAELARALMERDFAVTTVMTEAAQEFIRPLTFAALTGRKVITDMFGSGSADDVLASSVEHIRVAQEHKILVVAPATADLLARFANGLANDFLTTLYLAFEGPVVLAPAMNTAMWQHPATQTNIATLQARGHVILDPDEGLLACGTTGPGRLPDPQKIADAVLRTLTRRHDLDGETVLLTAGPTREPLDPVRFISNRSSGKMGYSLAEAAALRGARVILVSGPVELAPPEGVEVIPVQTAHEMYDAVMDQLETSTIVIKCAAVADYHVANVPTQKVKKSAMRLSLELDPTLDILAELGRRKQDRLLVGFAAETENLVAEARRKMQTKNCDMVVANNVSIDGVGFESDQNELVLVMSTGEIQPLPRASKRVLADQILNEVLKLRLALHQRQ, from the coding sequence ATGGCATCGTATTCTGCCGTCTTGGGTGTGGGCGGAGGCATCGCGGCATACAAGGCCGCGGAACTCGCTCGCGCCCTCATGGAGCGCGATTTTGCCGTCACGACGGTGATGACGGAGGCCGCGCAGGAGTTCATCCGTCCGTTGACGTTCGCCGCGCTCACTGGCCGCAAAGTGATCACGGACATGTTCGGCTCGGGTTCCGCCGACGACGTGCTCGCCTCCAGCGTTGAGCACATCCGCGTCGCGCAGGAACACAAGATCCTGGTGGTGGCCCCGGCCACCGCCGATCTGCTGGCACGGTTTGCCAACGGATTGGCGAACGATTTTCTCACTACGCTGTATCTCGCCTTTGAGGGACCCGTGGTACTGGCCCCGGCGATGAACACGGCAATGTGGCAGCATCCCGCCACGCAGACCAACATCGCAACGTTGCAGGCGCGCGGCCACGTGATCCTCGATCCGGACGAAGGGCTGCTGGCCTGCGGGACGACCGGGCCGGGCCGGCTGCCGGATCCGCAGAAGATCGCGGATGCCGTGCTGCGGACGCTGACGCGACGGCACGATCTGGATGGCGAGACAGTCCTGCTGACGGCCGGGCCGACCCGCGAGCCTCTGGATCCGGTACGGTTCATCTCCAACCGCTCGTCGGGCAAGATGGGCTATTCACTGGCTGAAGCCGCCGCCTTGCGCGGCGCGCGGGTGATCCTGGTGAGCGGCCCGGTGGAACTGGCCCCGCCCGAAGGGGTGGAAGTCATCCCAGTCCAAACCGCCCACGAGATGTACGACGCAGTGATGGACCAACTGGAAACCAGCACGATCGTCATCAAGTGCGCGGCCGTCGCCGACTACCATGTAGCCAACGTGCCCACCCAGAAGGTCAAAAAGTCCGCCATGCGCCTGTCGCTGGAACTCGACCCGACGCTGGACATCCTGGCCGAACTCGGGCGCCGCAAGCAGGACCGGTTGCTGGTCGGCTTCGCCGCCGAAACCGAGAATCTGGTGGCTGAAGCGCGCCGCAAGATGCAGACCAAGAACTGCGACATGGTAGTGGCCAATAACGTCTCAATTGACGGCGTGGGCTTTGAAAGCGATCAGAACGAACTCGTGCTGGTGATGAGCACTGGTGAGATTCAGCCGCTGCCGCGCGCCTCGAAGCGTGTGCTGGCCGATCAGATTCTGAACGAGGTGCTGAAGCTACGCTTGGCGCTGCACCAGAGGCAGTAG
- the gmk gene encoding guanylate kinase — MSQIIIISAPSGSGKSTLVRNLLVRDPNLIFSVSYTTRAPRGQEEHGREYNFVTREEFRAMIDRGDFIEWAQVFDDFYGTHRCYVDQGRREGKDVILDIDVKGARQLREKIPEAISVFILAPSREELEKRLKARGDVSEQVIRKRVAEAVREIGDYRQYDYVLVNDDVEVASNLLCCIVMTARVQRKNPGMQSRVDRILATFETEQEVEQDYGR; from the coding sequence ATGAGCCAAATCATCATCATCTCGGCCCCGTCGGGCTCGGGCAAATCGACACTCGTGCGCAACCTGCTGGTGCGGGACCCGAACCTGATCTTCTCGGTTTCCTATACGACCCGCGCCCCACGCGGCCAGGAGGAACACGGCCGGGAGTATAACTTCGTGACCCGTGAGGAGTTCCGGGCCATGATCGATCGCGGTGACTTCATCGAATGGGCGCAGGTCTTCGATGATTTCTACGGGACGCACCGGTGCTATGTGGACCAGGGCCGCCGGGAGGGCAAGGACGTCATCCTCGACATCGACGTCAAGGGTGCGCGACAATTGAGGGAGAAGATCCCGGAAGCAATTAGTGTCTTTATCCTGGCCCCATCGCGGGAAGAGCTGGAAAAGCGGCTCAAAGCCAGGGGGGATGTGTCCGAGCAGGTCATCCGGAAACGGGTGGCCGAGGCGGTCCGGGAGATCGGCGATTATCGCCAGTACGATTATGTGCTGGTGAACGATGATGTGGAAGTCGCTTCGAATCTGCTGTGTTGTATCGTGATGACCGCCCGGGTGCAGCGCAAGAATCCCGGGATGCAGTCGCGAGTCGACCGGATTCTGGCGACGTTTGAAACAGAACAAGAGGTCGAGCAAGATTATGGCCGATAG
- the lon gene encoding endopeptidase La: MPEQIEFVTLPVLPLKNIVLFPKLVLPLSVGRDASRAAVESAIKDHEGELILLAQRDPANEAPGPADLHNFGTRAKIRKVLRTSPALIEIVVSGLDRVGIISVEQTGGYLSAKASPMPLLADHSTEEKALQTALFEVAAKAIERINPQAAEQISNLMTNADDPQQLMWLLSTAFSLDMQKLQALLSAETLKGALELAVQYLTEEIRVLEVRQKIVSEAQEEMSKEQRDYVLRRQMKAIQQELGEDDPSKAETEELRKRLAETELPDEARKEAEREFKRFERLPDQSPERHVLRTWLDLVLDLPWTKQTEDNLEIARARQVLNDDHYGLEDVKERILEHLGVLQRNPKAKAPILCFVGPPGVGKTSLGQSIARALGRKFERMSLGGLHDESELRGHRRTYIGAMAGRLIQAIRRSGANNPVLMLDEVDKLGRDFRGDPAAALLEVLDPAQNSTFRDNYLDLPFDLSKVMFVTTANTLDSLPQPLLDRMEVLRLAGYSEEEKVAIANKYLIPRQMTEAGMTEEQLTFPADGLLKLIESYTREAGLRNLERGISRLCRKAALKFAEGRTEAIAMDSAMVVELLGPEFYVPEPARESLPAGVSTGLAWTPAGGDVLYIEATLLPKGKGMTLTGQLGEVMQESAKAAQSFLWAHAEEYGIDPQAFSDFGVHIHVPSGGIPKDGPSAGITLAVALASLYTKKKARHDTAMTGEITLTGRVLPIGGLKEKVLAARRAGINRVIMPEANRKDLRDLPKHVREEMQFFFATRIDDVFRQAIPDLLPEPIEAKPVEV, translated from the coding sequence ATGCCAGAACAAATTGAATTCGTCACGCTGCCGGTTCTTCCGCTGAAGAACATCGTGCTGTTTCCAAAGCTGGTGCTCCCTCTGTCGGTGGGCCGGGACGCGTCACGCGCCGCTGTGGAGTCCGCCATCAAGGACCATGAAGGCGAGCTGATCCTGCTCGCCCAGCGCGATCCGGCCAATGAAGCACCCGGGCCGGCGGATCTGCACAACTTCGGGACCCGCGCCAAAATCCGCAAAGTGCTGCGGACCTCACCGGCCCTCATTGAGATAGTAGTCTCCGGGCTCGACCGCGTCGGCATCATCAGTGTGGAGCAGACCGGCGGCTACCTCTCCGCCAAGGCATCGCCCATGCCTCTGCTCGCCGATCATTCGACGGAAGAGAAAGCGCTGCAAACCGCCCTGTTCGAGGTGGCCGCCAAGGCCATCGAGCGCATCAATCCGCAGGCGGCCGAGCAGATCTCCAATCTAATGACGAATGCCGACGACCCGCAGCAGTTGATGTGGCTGCTGTCCACGGCCTTCAGCCTCGACATGCAAAAGCTGCAGGCGCTACTTTCGGCGGAGACCTTAAAGGGAGCGCTGGAGCTCGCGGTGCAGTATCTCACCGAAGAGATCCGCGTCCTGGAAGTCCGCCAGAAGATCGTCTCCGAAGCGCAGGAAGAGATGTCCAAGGAGCAGCGCGACTACGTGCTGCGCCGCCAGATGAAGGCCATCCAGCAGGAACTGGGTGAGGACGATCCGTCCAAGGCCGAGACCGAGGAACTGCGCAAGCGGCTGGCCGAGACCGAACTGCCCGACGAGGCCCGCAAAGAGGCCGAGCGCGAGTTCAAGCGCTTTGAACGCCTGCCCGACCAGTCGCCGGAACGTCATGTCCTGCGCACCTGGCTCGACCTCGTCCTCGACCTGCCGTGGACGAAACAAACCGAGGACAACCTCGAAATCGCCCGTGCCCGCCAGGTGCTGAATGACGACCACTACGGCCTGGAAGACGTGAAGGAGCGCATCCTCGAACATCTGGGCGTGCTCCAGCGCAACCCCAAGGCCAAGGCGCCCATCCTGTGCTTCGTCGGACCGCCCGGCGTCGGCAAGACATCGCTGGGTCAGTCCATCGCCCGCGCCCTCGGACGCAAGTTCGAGCGCATGAGCCTGGGCGGCCTGCACGACGAGAGCGAACTGCGCGGCCACCGGCGCACCTACATCGGCGCCATGGCCGGCCGCCTGATCCAGGCCATCCGGCGCTCCGGCGCGAACAACCCCGTGCTGATGCTGGACGAGGTCGACAAGCTCGGCCGCGACTTCCGGGGCGATCCCGCCGCGGCGCTGCTCGAAGTGCTCGACCCGGCGCAGAACTCCACGTTCCGCGACAACTACCTGGATCTGCCCTTCGACCTCTCCAAGGTCATGTTCGTCACCACGGCGAACACGCTCGACAGCCTGCCGCAACCGCTGCTCGACCGTATGGAAGTGCTGCGCCTGGCCGGCTACAGTGAGGAAGAGAAAGTCGCCATCGCGAACAAGTACCTCATCCCTCGCCAGATGACCGAAGCCGGTATGACGGAGGAGCAGCTCACTTTCCCGGCCGACGGGCTACTCAAGCTCATCGAGTCGTACACCCGCGAGGCCGGCTTGCGCAATCTCGAGCGCGGCATCTCGCGCCTCTGCCGCAAAGCCGCGTTGAAGTTCGCCGAAGGGCGCACCGAGGCGATCGCCATGGATTCAGCCATGGTTGTGGAACTTCTGGGGCCTGAGTTTTACGTGCCCGAGCCGGCCCGCGAAAGCCTGCCCGCGGGCGTGTCGACCGGTTTGGCCTGGACCCCGGCGGGCGGCGATGTCCTCTACATCGAGGCGACGCTGTTGCCGAAAGGTAAGGGGATGACCTTGACCGGCCAGTTGGGAGAGGTCATGCAGGAGTCGGCCAAGGCGGCTCAGAGCTTCCTCTGGGCGCATGCCGAGGAATACGGAATCGATCCGCAGGCGTTCTCCGACTTCGGCGTGCACATCCACGTGCCGTCGGGCGGGATCCCGAAGGATGGTCCCTCGGCCGGCATCACGCTGGCCGTGGCGCTGGCGTCGCTCTATACGAAGAAGAAGGCCCGGCACGATACGGCCATGACCGGTGAGATCACGCTGACCGGCCGTGTGCTGCCCATCGGCGGCCTCAAGGAGAAGGTGCTGGCCGCTCGCCGCGCCGGCATCAACCGGGTGATCATGCCCGAGGCGAACCGCAAGGACTTGCGCGATCTGCCCAAGCACGTCCGCGAGGAGATGCAGTTCTTCTTCGCCACCAGAATCGATGACGTCTTCCGCCAGGCGATCCCCGATCTCCTGCCGGAGCCGATCGAAGCCAAACCGGTCGAGGTGTAA
- the tmk gene encoding dTMP kinase, whose translation MSMTTRRGLFLTFEGLDGCGKTTQMRMLAERLRAAGDTVIETAEPGGTDIGGAIRRILLDPANHHLSPTAEMLLYFAARAQNVDEIVTPATARGEIVLCDRWTDSTWAYQGYGRALGVDVIRTLDRIACRGRQPDLTLWIDVDLETSLGRAKSRNVQEDSADTRMDDQSRAFYERVLQGYQALEAEEPGRVVRVDGRGDLETVAGRVWQVFHDYRELHV comes from the coding sequence ATGTCTATGACGACCCGCCGCGGCCTCTTTCTGACTTTTGAGGGCCTGGACGGCTGCGGCAAGACGACGCAGATGCGGATGCTGGCCGAGCGTCTGCGGGCGGCGGGCGACACCGTGATCGAAACGGCGGAACCTGGAGGCACCGACATCGGCGGCGCCATCCGCCGCATCCTGCTCGACCCGGCCAATCATCATCTGAGCCCGACCGCCGAAATGCTGCTCTACTTCGCGGCCCGCGCGCAGAATGTGGATGAGATCGTGACACCGGCCACGGCGCGCGGCGAGATCGTCCTGTGCGACCGCTGGACCGACTCGACCTGGGCCTATCAGGGCTACGGCCGGGCGTTGGGCGTGGACGTGATCCGCACGCTGGACCGCATCGCCTGCCGGGGCCGGCAACCCGATCTGACGCTGTGGATTGATGTGGATCTGGAGACCAGCCTGGGGCGGGCCAAGTCGCGCAACGTCCAGGAAGATTCCGCGGATACGCGAATGGACGACCAGAGCAGGGCGTTCTACGAACGCGTGCTGCAGGGCTATCAGGCGCTGGAAGCCGAAGAGCCGGGCCGGGTGGTGCGCGTGGATGGACGAGGCGACCTGGAGACCGTGGCCGGACGGGTGTGGCAGGTGTTCCACGACTACAGGGAGTTGCATGTTTAG
- a CDS encoding uracil-DNA glycosylase — MDRDLLKQYLEFYRDLGVKSVFVEPRTARASAAPSVVAAPAVVTPKVPAPVPPAPRIEVPAMSGPTEMPKLFASDFPVSPDNDSLVKIQEDMGDCQRCRLCKGRKTIVFGSGNDRARLVFVGEGPGADEDAQGLPFVGRAGQLLTQMIDNTSGKEGFAIRRPDVYICNVVKCRPPENRAPEPDEMEICGQFLSRQLMVLKPRAICALGGTASKALLGTKEGITKLRGKWHMWREIPVMPTYHPSYLLRPTSGQTAKREAWEDLKKVLHYVYDDPPRPLSDF; from the coding sequence ATGGACCGCGACCTGCTCAAGCAGTATCTGGAGTTCTACCGCGACCTGGGGGTGAAGAGTGTCTTCGTGGAACCCCGGACCGCGCGCGCCAGTGCCGCTCCTTCCGTCGTTGCCGCGCCCGCCGTTGTCACCCCCAAAGTTCCGGCGCCGGTTCCTCCGGCTCCTCGTATCGAAGTTCCGGCCATGAGTGGACCCACCGAGATGCCTAAGCTGTTTGCCTCTGACTTCCCCGTATCTCCGGACAATGACTCTCTCGTAAAAATTCAAGAGGATATGGGTGACTGCCAGCGCTGCCGGTTGTGCAAGGGCCGCAAGACGATCGTCTTCGGTTCGGGAAACGACCGTGCCCGGCTGGTGTTTGTGGGCGAGGGGCCAGGTGCGGACGAGGACGCGCAGGGACTGCCGTTCGTCGGCCGGGCCGGCCAACTGCTGACGCAGATGATCGACAACACCTCGGGCAAGGAGGGATTCGCGATCCGCCGGCCCGATGTCTACATCTGCAATGTGGTGAAGTGCCGTCCGCCGGAGAACCGCGCTCCGGAACCGGACGAGATGGAGATCTGCGGACAGTTCCTATCGCGGCAGTTGATGGTGTTGAAGCCCCGGGCGATCTGCGCCCTGGGCGGCACCGCATCCAAGGCGCTGCTAGGCACAAAAGAGGGCATCACGAAGCTGCGCGGCAAGTGGCACATGTGGCGGGAGATTCCAGTGATGCCCACCTATCATCCTTCCTACCTGCTGCGGCCCACCAGCGGCCAGACGGCCAAGCGTGAAGCATGGGAAGATCTGAAGAAAGTTCTGCACTATGTCTATGACGACCCGCCGCGGCCTCTTTCTGACTTTTGA
- a CDS encoding AAA family ATPase: MFRDFWGNPIVAGALWKMIETDRIPQTILLAGPEGVGKATLVRRFAAQLLGDAEKIERDDLSREENRTIIADREKWPSEKRSEDPLLFASHPDFVTFPPDGPLRQISIQQMRQAKERAQMRPLKGKWRVFLIDQMDRANLQAADSLLKTLEEPPSHMILFVTAENPYDLPSTIRSRSVIFHLTPVAEEEMKAFAKAKQLKDAERRVSLAGGCPGMACSLNLAVYEKRRGVMMAFLEAAAGTSNFAAWAQKSESFLASKSEKLDYHFKPLYSLLEDVAILHGGGTHIRNRDLRESLQKIAGHVSFDWLRQAVEQADQLVAMQRRNVQKGPSVDNFVVSLRGI, encoded by the coding sequence ATGTTTAGGGATTTCTGGGGCAACCCCATCGTCGCCGGCGCACTGTGGAAGATGATCGAGACCGATCGGATTCCGCAGACCATCCTGCTGGCCGGACCCGAGGGCGTGGGCAAGGCGACACTGGTGCGGCGCTTCGCCGCCCAATTGCTGGGCGACGCGGAGAAGATTGAGCGCGACGACCTGAGCCGCGAAGAGAATCGCACCATCATTGCCGATCGGGAGAAATGGCCTAGCGAGAAGCGATCAGAAGATCCTCTGTTGTTCGCCTCGCACCCCGACTTCGTGACCTTCCCGCCCGACGGGCCGCTGCGCCAGATTTCGATCCAACAGATGCGCCAGGCGAAGGAGCGGGCGCAGATGCGGCCGCTGAAGGGCAAGTGGCGGGTGTTCCTGATCGATCAGATGGACCGCGCCAACCTGCAGGCCGCCGATTCGCTGTTGAAGACACTGGAAGAGCCGCCCAGCCACATGATCCTGTTCGTGACGGCGGAGAACCCCTATGACCTGCCGTCGACGATCCGGTCACGGTCAGTGATCTTCCATCTCACTCCGGTGGCTGAGGAGGAGATGAAGGCGTTCGCCAAAGCCAAGCAATTGAAGGACGCCGAGCGGCGTGTGTCGCTGGCCGGAGGGTGTCCGGGTATGGCGTGCTCGCTGAACCTGGCCGTCTACGAGAAACGGCGCGGCGTCATGATGGCCTTCCTGGAGGCCGCGGCGGGCACCTCGAACTTCGCCGCATGGGCGCAGAAATCCGAGTCGTTTCTAGCGAGTAAGTCGGAGAAGCTCGACTATCACTTCAAGCCTCTTTATTCACTACTGGAGGATGTGGCCATTCTGCATGGCGGCGGCACGCACATCCGGAATCGCGACCTGCGGGAATCGCTGCAGAAGATCGCCGGGCACGTCAGTTTCGACTGGCTGCGGCAGGCCGTCGAACAGGCGGATCAATTGGTAGCCATGCAGCGCCGCAACGTGCAGAAGGGCCCGTCCGTCGATAACTTTGTGGTTTCCCTACGTGGAATTTAG
- the rpoZ gene encoding DNA-directed RNA polymerase subunit omega, giving the protein MADRVNRTPIHAIPDDPEGSAYRFIIVAAKRARQLQGGARSFLPSTSKKPTVAAMEEVRRGLVSYYDAGMDTPAPDTEPEV; this is encoded by the coding sequence ATGGCCGATAGAGTAAACCGCACGCCTATCCACGCGATTCCGGACGATCCGGAAGGCAGCGCCTACCGCTTTATCATCGTGGCGGCGAAGCGCGCGCGCCAGTTGCAGGGCGGCGCCCGTTCGTTCCTGCCCAGCACGTCAAAGAAGCCAACGGTGGCGGCGATGGAAGAGGTCCGGCGCGGGCTGGTGAGCTATTACGACGCCGGGATGGACACGCCGGCACCGGACACTGAACCCGAAGTTTAG